The Corynebacterium callunae DSM 20147 genomic sequence CACATTGAGGTCGGTACCGGTGTAATTGATATGCGCTATGAATCTCCTCTCCATCTCGCGGAGGAAGCAGCAGCTTTGAACCTGCTTGCTGACGGTCGAGTGGCATTGGGAGTATCCAGGGGATCACCCGAGCCAGCTGAAAAGGGCTGGGAAGCCTTCGGTTATGACGGCGGCGATGACCCCAAGGCTGCTGGTATGGCTCGTGAAAAGTTCCAGCGGTTCCTTAATGCCATCGATGGTTATGGGATGGCTGTTGCTGCAGAAAACCAGTATCCACGCCTTTACACCCCAGGTACTCCATTGCCTGTTTTCCCACATGATCCTGACCTGCGTAAATCCATTTGGTGGGGTGCAGGCTCCCACAGCACTGCCGAACAGGCTGCTCGCGATGGTGTAAACCTCATGAGCTCCACCCTGGTCGCAGAAGCAACGGGACAGGCTTTTGGTGATCTGCAAGCTGATCAGATCGCCTTTTATCGTGCTGCATGGAAGGAAGCCGGACACGATTGGACTCCTCGTGTGTCTGTGTCTCGTTCCGTCTTCCCAATTGTTACTGACCGCGACCGTGAGCTTTTTGGTCTACAAGGTCAGGGTGGAGATCAGATTGGCTTCCTTGATGATTCCCGCACCACCTTCGGACGTACCTATGCCGGTAGCCCCGATGAGCTTATCGATCAGCTGAAGAATGACCGCGCGGTCATGGAGGCTGATACCTTGATGCTCACTGTGCCTAACCAAATGGGTGTGGAGCTTAATGCTTCTATTTTGAAGAATTTTGCTGAGCACGTGGCTCCGGAACTTGGCTGGAAGCCAAACACTGAGGGTCTTGTTAGCGGTTATGAATTCTAATTCTTAGATAAAGACCCTTTTTCTCGGCACCATCGCTGCTTTGGAGCTCAAAATCTCCTGCGCGATGGTGCCGATTTCATAGTAGAAATTACCATCAGAGGTGGCGTCGAAAAGCGCTTTAAAAACGCCCCGACACGCGCAAGGTGCGCGCCACCTTTTTTACTGAGTTGGGGGCACAATGGTTTTTGTGACACCTCGACCTCTTAAAGCTGTCGTTGACCTCATTGAGGACAATGCCTCCACATTTCTTGATGCAATTGCGCAGCGGTTGCTCTCTTTGGAGCCCGGCGCGCGCGGACAATGGCCCAGCCCCGATGATCAAACTCATGTCAGCCTTG encodes the following:
- a CDS encoding LLM class flavin-dependent oxidoreductase, whose translation is MKAFGFLSFGHYQIGHERSMLKQALELSKKADAMGVNGAYFRVHHFAPQGASPMPLLGAIVGATKHIEVGTGVIDMRYESPLHLAEEAAALNLLADGRVALGVSRGSPEPAEKGWEAFGYDGGDDPKAAGMAREKFQRFLNAIDGYGMAVAAENQYPRLYTPGTPLPVFPHDPDLRKSIWWGAGSHSTAEQAARDGVNLMSSTLVAEATGQAFGDLQADQIAFYRAAWKEAGHDWTPRVSVSRSVFPIVTDRDRELFGLQGQGGDQIGFLDDSRTTFGRTYAGSPDELIDQLKNDRAVMEADTLMLTVPNQMGVELNASILKNFAEHVAPELGWKPNTEGLVSGYEF